In a single window of the Limnochorda sp. L945t genome:
- a CDS encoding secretin N-terminal domain-containing protein produces MRRSGRLAIIALAWAFALAAATLNAAGGMAAEAAAPAGPPGSPPANGTRTPAPTPAGRGELVDMAFQKADVADVFQVLGELAGLNVLVDPSASGQVTFFLHRIPAMDAIDLVARASGLGYKIVDGTLIVAAPQRLQAQFAREAVATVALRYLAPADAERLVKTVVPGIQTVVDTRSSAIVMRGSEEDVARAKQLLARHDVAAIPELQFDAAPVATVLLALAKAGGMSLVVEGQLAGTVTLYLRPGTAVKDALDIVARQTGITYRIGEDNLLVVTPPGPQALQTQSAPAAQARAYELHFIPVETAAGLLAAALPDVKAQSVPGTSVLMLQGTPAQMQRAEALLRSFDRPSVRVAGIMQVGDELRALVEIGGRSYVVREGSQVGPLVVTSVTKEGVTLALDGQEIAAPAGGALR; encoded by the coding sequence ATGCGAAGATCGGGAAGGTTGGCCATCATCGCGCTGGCGTGGGCCTTCGCTCTCGCGGCGGCGACCCTGAACGCCGCAGGTGGCATGGCAGCCGAGGCGGCGGCGCCGGCAGGCCCGCCGGGCTCGCCGCCGGCAAACGGTACCAGGACGCCTGCTCCCACCCCCGCCGGCCGGGGCGAGCTCGTCGACATGGCCTTCCAGAAGGCCGACGTGGCCGACGTCTTCCAGGTGCTCGGGGAGCTGGCCGGCCTCAACGTGCTGGTCGACCCGTCGGCGAGCGGCCAGGTGACGTTCTTCCTGCACCGGATCCCCGCCATGGACGCCATCGACCTGGTGGCCCGGGCGAGCGGGTTGGGCTACAAGATCGTCGACGGGACGCTCATCGTGGCGGCGCCGCAGCGGCTGCAGGCACAGTTCGCCCGGGAGGCGGTGGCGACGGTGGCGCTGCGCTACCTGGCCCCCGCCGACGCCGAACGGCTGGTCAAGACCGTCGTACCGGGCATCCAAACGGTCGTCGACACCCGGTCGTCGGCCATCGTGATGCGGGGAAGCGAAGAGGACGTCGCCCGGGCCAAGCAACTCCTCGCCCGCCACGACGTGGCCGCCATCCCGGAGCTGCAGTTCGACGCCGCTCCCGTGGCAACGGTGCTGCTGGCCCTGGCGAAGGCCGGCGGCATGAGCCTCGTCGTCGAGGGCCAGCTGGCCGGGACGGTCACGCTCTACCTGCGGCCCGGCACGGCGGTGAAGGACGCGCTCGACATTGTGGCCCGTCAGACGGGGATCACCTATCGCATCGGCGAGGACAACCTCCTGGTGGTCACTCCTCCGGGCCCGCAGGCGCTGCAGACCCAGAGCGCCCCTGCGGCGCAGGCCCGGGCCTACGAGCTTCACTTCATCCCCGTCGAGACCGCGGCGGGGCTCCTGGCAGCGGCTCTGCCCGACGTGAAGGCCCAGAGCGTGCCCGGCACGAGCGTGCTCATGCTGCAGGGCACGCCGGCGCAGATGCAGCGGGCGGAGGCCCTGCTGAGGTCGTTCGACCGGCCGTCCGTGCGGGTGGCCGGCATCATGCAGGTCGGCGACGAGCTGCGAGCGCTGGTCGAGATCGGCGGCCGCAGCTACGTGGTCCGGGAGGGAAGCCAGGTCGGGCCGCTGGTCGTCACGAGCGTCACCAAGGAAGGGGTCACCCTGGCCCTCGACGGGCAGGAGATCGCGGCCCCGGCGGGTGGTGCGCTGCGATGA
- a CDS encoding secretin N-terminal domain-containing protein, producing MSGTVQAGKWSRLAAAGLALLGLAVAAATGALAAAPVPGAGASGEGQEAQVSLAFQDADVREIFASLADAAGWNFVALPDLTGKATLAIKGLSVEQAVDMVARATGFAYVLSANTLVVGARSSLEARFDPEGVRPDRPAAPKPAPPAEETATEFVRLNYVRAAAMKQLATMVLPEGAIRVDEASNLLVVQGTAQQLDALRRLVAEYDRPPAQVLIEARVEEVLGNATEDLGLAWQLPRVGVSLAPRFGSVRLDPEELLATLHALEEQGRSRLLARPQVTTINGQAATIFIGDEIPIILKGQGDAPDTLQTITAGVRLEITPFVGSDGTITADVKPEVSTIAGYRVAGDQQLPQIRTRKAQTRIRVKDGEPIVIGGLINQQESETVSGLPVLKEFPVLGGFFSTTRTDQQQSEMLIFLIPRVLPGEGATAKAEQGQAGSNGAAAPGSREQGSTAGERTRWQMPSFERPQQWAIRLDAAGAQESAWEIGVERPVGTAQTATTSLVLTPVSAGSERASAWGLGLSWRWYYPSSLGGAWLGLGGEVIWPNAGVGSVAAGTGLTVVSIEAGARTPIERVPLFLEPFVRWVPAVWGDAALVELPRRTPGLWLGLDVGWAF from the coding sequence ATGAGCGGCACCGTGCAGGCTGGCAAGTGGTCCCGCCTCGCCGCGGCCGGTCTCGCCCTGCTCGGGCTCGCCGTGGCTGCGGCGACCGGGGCCCTGGCGGCAGCGCCGGTACCGGGCGCGGGGGCCTCCGGCGAGGGACAGGAGGCGCAGGTGTCGCTCGCCTTTCAAGACGCGGACGTACGGGAGATCTTCGCGTCGCTGGCCGACGCGGCCGGATGGAACTTCGTCGCGCTGCCCGACCTCACGGGCAAGGCGACGCTCGCGATCAAGGGCCTGAGCGTGGAGCAGGCCGTCGACATGGTGGCCCGGGCGACGGGGTTCGCGTACGTGCTGTCGGCCAACACGCTGGTGGTGGGCGCCCGATCCTCGCTGGAAGCCCGCTTCGACCCGGAGGGCGTGCGGCCCGATCGGCCGGCGGCGCCGAAGCCTGCTCCACCGGCGGAAGAGACGGCTACCGAGTTCGTACGGCTCAACTACGTGCGGGCGGCGGCCATGAAGCAGCTCGCCACCATGGTTCTGCCGGAGGGGGCCATCCGCGTCGACGAGGCCAGCAACCTGCTGGTGGTGCAAGGCACGGCGCAGCAGCTGGATGCGCTGCGCCGGCTCGTCGCCGAGTACGACCGGCCGCCGGCCCAGGTGCTCATCGAGGCCCGGGTCGAGGAGGTGCTGGGCAACGCCACGGAGGACCTGGGTCTGGCATGGCAGCTGCCGAGGGTCGGGGTGTCGCTGGCCCCGCGGTTCGGCTCGGTCAGGCTCGACCCGGAGGAATTGCTGGCCACGTTGCATGCCCTCGAGGAGCAGGGACGGAGCCGTCTGCTCGCCCGGCCCCAGGTGACGACCATCAACGGGCAGGCGGCCACCATCTTCATCGGCGACGAGATCCCCATCATCCTCAAGGGGCAGGGCGACGCCCCGGACACGCTGCAGACCATCACAGCGGGCGTGCGGCTGGAGATCACGCCGTTCGTGGGGAGCGACGGCACCATCACGGCCGACGTGAAGCCGGAGGTGAGCACCATCGCCGGCTACCGCGTGGCCGGCGACCAACAGCTGCCCCAGATCCGGACGCGCAAGGCTCAGACCCGGATCCGGGTCAAGGACGGCGAGCCCATCGTCATCGGCGGGCTCATCAACCAGCAGGAGAGCGAGACGGTGTCGGGCCTGCCGGTGCTCAAGGAGTTTCCGGTGCTGGGCGGGTTCTTCTCGACCACCCGCACCGACCAGCAGCAGAGCGAGATGCTCATCTTCCTCATTCCCAGGGTCCTGCCGGGCGAAGGGGCGACAGCGAAAGCCGAGCAGGGCCAGGCAGGCTCCAACGGGGCGGCGGCTCCGGGAAGTCGGGAGCAAGGGTCGACGGCCGGCGAACGCACCAGGTGGCAGATGCCGTCTTTCGAGCGCCCGCAGCAGTGGGCCATCCGGCTCGATGCCGCCGGGGCCCAGGAGTCGGCGTGGGAGATCGGGGTCGAACGGCCCGTGGGCACGGCACAAACGGCGACCACCAGCCTTGTCCTGACTCCGGTCTCGGCGGGTAGCGAAAGAGCAAGTGCCTGGGGCCTGGGTCTCAGCTGGCGCTGGTATTACCCGTCGTCTCTGGGCGGCGCGTGGTTGGGGCTGGGGGGCGAGGTGATCTGGCCCAACGCCGGGGTGGGCTCGGTGGCAGCCGGCACAGGCCTGACCGTCGTGAGCATCGAGGCGGGAGCGCGTACGCCCATCGAGCGGGTACCGTTGTTCCTGGAGCCGTTCGTGCGGTGGGTGCCGGCGGTATGGGGCGATGCGGCGCTCGTGGAGCTGCCCCGCAGGACGCCGGGCCTGTGGTTGGGTCTCGACGTGGGGTGGGCGTTTTGA